In Carettochelys insculpta isolate YL-2023 chromosome 10, ASM3395843v1, whole genome shotgun sequence, the DNA window caaggaggtgctcagcttcctgccgggagggctggatggacctctagcagctgctgctgggggtccatgactgcggcgcccggggtctgtgtgcctatggctcctcagaccgcgtgctgtgcaggctaagtgtgtctaggaggggccctttaagggagcggctagctgttgccccggaagcgctagtccgcctggtgaccctgtctgcagctgtgcctggcatccctatttcgatgtgtgctacttggccgtgtagacgttccctcgctgcgcctatttcgatgttgggctgcgcaacgtcgaagttgaacattgacgttgccggccctggaggacgtgtagacgctattcatcgaaataggctacttcgatgtaggcttcacgtgtagccgtagccattaggagctatctaaaaaagctcaacatacataaatccatgggcctggacctaattcatttGAGGGAGCaggcatatgttgttgacgagcccttggctgttatctttgaaaagtcaaggagatcaggagagatcccagatgattggaaaaaggcaaatgtagtgcctatctttaaaaaagggaagaaggatgatccagggaactataggccagtcagtcttacatcagtccctggaaaaatcatggaggggctcctcaaggaagtcattttgaggcacttggaggaggggaaagtgatcaggaatagtcagcatggattcatgaagggcaagtcatgcctgaccaatctgattagtttctacgatgagataactggctctgtggataggggaaaatcaatggatgtgatttatcttgactttagcaaagcttttgataccttctcccacaatattcttgttggcaagttaaaggaatgcggattggataaatggacagtaagatggatagaaagctggctagaaggtcagggcCCAGAGAGTAGTGATAAACAGCtcaatgttgggatggcggtcagtttctagtggagtgcccccaggttcggttctgggtcctgttctggtcAACATACTTATCAATGACATGGAtgggggttggattgcaccctcagtaagtttgcggataacactaagctagggggagaggtagatacccTGGACGGTAGCCACAGgttccagactgacttagacagattggaagactgggctgcaagaaatctgatgaggttcaacaaggacaagtgcagagtcctgcacttgggccagaaaaatcccaagcattgttacaggctggggtccgactggttcggtagtagttttgcagaaaaggatctgggagttgtagtggacgagaagctggacgtgagtcaacagtgtgccattgtagacaagaaagctaatggcatattaggttgcatcaagaggagcgttgccagtagatccagagaagtgattattcctctttatttggctttggtgaggctgcatctggagtactgtgtccagttctgggcccctatTTATAGGAAGGACatggatacactggaaagggtccagcggagggtgaccaaaataattagggggctggaacatatgacttACAAAGAAAGGtcgagggaattgggactgtttagtctgcaaaagagaagactgcggagggacttgataacaatcttcaacttactgaagggaggctgcaaagaggctggagagacgctgttcacagtggtcacggatggcagaacacggaacaataaTCTCAAGTTGGGGTTGGAAAGATCCAGGtcgaacattaggaaaaactttttcactaggagggtgaagtattggaatggtctacccagggaagtagtggagtctccatccctggaggtctttaagtctcacctcaacaaagccctggtggggctgatctgatgggtctggtcctgctttgagcagggggctggacttgatggcttttttaggtctcttccagctctattgttctatgattcattcattgggtcatgagctttcttgggtaagatgACATTGTTAGCTTAGACTGCACCTATGCAGGAGCCATTAGTTGAAGATAGACCATTGGGGGAGAGAGAGTTTATGGGTAGAGGTCTATTTATGGGGAGAAGGCAGGTTCTGAAAGGGAACCCTTAGGTGGCAAACTAAGGAGGTTCACTGGCTGAAGAGCCTGTCAGCTGTAAGTTGTCAGTCAGGGACACAAAATTGTGCTACTGTGCATATTGAACTGTTTTCCAATTGACTCAAAGAGTTACCTCTGCAGGTCTCAGGCATCATGCACACTAATGGGTTCATGGTATCACTTGCGTGCACAACAAGGTACTTTTCCAGTGACTAAGAGGGAACAGTTGCCTCCGGCCTGCTGCCCTTCTCTGAAGGCGACAAGCCCACGTGGCaggcgggggtgcggctggccgTTTTGGTGGACGTGTCGGAAGAAGCTCCCTGAGCAAACAGCATTAGCAGCTACCGCCCCTCGAGCACACGTCTTGGCCCTCCGGCTCCTTTCCGCAAAGCCCCCCGGAGCCGAGCTACCCCCAGAGCCGCCCTCCGCGCTCCAGCTACCACACGCTGCGAAACGCGCAAGGCCCCGCCTGCCTCCCGACTGAGCCCCAACGCCCGACTGCTGGCTCGGCAAGCCCAGGAGCTGCCCCAAGCGGCACAAGCCAGACCTCAGGCTCGGAAGCGTCTCTGCCTCCCCcacgccccaccccacagctggggctcagaGTGCCACAGGGCCGAAGGACTGAGTACTTTCGCGcagctccggggggggggggggggggggcggggggagggggagacagagCGCGCGAGCGAGCCGAGACCAGAGCGACGTTACCACCGCCATCTTGGCAAGGGGCAGCGCCAAAGCGCAGCAACCCTCCTTCTAGGAGCTCGGTCCTCCAGCCGCTCTAGACTATCCTCTCTATGGCCGGAACTGGCGCCTCTGTTCTTATTCCGTCCCCCCAAGGCCTCCCTATCTTTCAGCCTGACTCTGTAGCCGGAGTGGAGCGGGCCTCCCCGGGTTGGGTCACGTGCGAGAGCTGGCGGGAGGAAGGGAGTTACTGCGTTGGCCAATAGCAGCTTCTGCACCCGCGCTCACCCGGTCACGCGGCCTTCGCAAAGCGGCAGCCTCTGCCCGTAGGCGAGGCAGTGATTGTCCGGGGCGCGGGTGTTAACTTGACAACCAGTGGCCGCTCCCTGGCCGTGGGGAACTGATTGATTGGCGTCCGGGTTCTAACTGCGGGAAACTAGTGATTGCTTCCAGAGGACGCGGAGCTGATTGACCCGAGTCTGCAGATTAGCCGTTGGTAAGCAGTGACCACCTTAAGTGCAGGTTGCTGACTGGCTGATGCAGGGTATAGAATCatatcctggggctggaagggaccaaggAACGTTCCTCACAGCGGGGAGGTGATAGGTTAGTGGCTGGGGATTAAGGCTGATTGGTTTGTGCCTGTGGTTGAGAATCCATGTTTGCTGTATGAGAAGCAGTGAGCTGATTGGCCAGTGCCTAGGAATAATTGTAGATAACCAATGGTTGTTGGATGAAGGATTGGGTGGGTGTTCTGTTATTGCCTGCGATGAACCTGTGAGGCGCGTGTGGGAGGAGATGAATGAATTATCTCTCAGCGGGGACCAGGGACTTGCTGCTCCAGAGTACAACAGTGGCTCAGCCCGTGCAgctgtccctcacagcagtgtgCTCATACTCTCTCTGAGGTCAGGATTTATCCTCGGGTGGCTATGTGGGTCTTTGCAGCAGCAATAGTGGTGGTTGGTTTcagggctttttgttgttgttgctggtATTTCAGGGGCCTTCCTCACAGTTCTGAggcaagtattggaggggtagctgtgttagtctggatctgtaacagcaatgaaggcaCTTCTGAGGCAGGCACTTGCTGACCGTTGCAGCCTGGTTCAGCTGGATAGTACAGTAAAGACAGAATTACAAATTGACTAATCAACtatacacctcatttggaaccagaaatacACAACCAGGTAAAAGTAGGAGTAGGGTGTGGGTTGCAGGTATTTAACTCAAAAGGCCTTATTCCATATTTcagagagaaatattttaaaactattttacttTAATTTTCTGAATCTTAGTTTGCAGTCTAATTGTTTGCAGCTTAAGTGTTGAAGTGAAAATGGGGTAAAAACAAAATCTGAGAAATGCCATAAATTACATCTCTAAGTATACACTGTGAAACTAGGTCGAATTTGTTAAGGTTGGTTTTGTAGCTCCTGATTTTGTGCAATTGAGGGTGCACTTACTTCCATACTGGCATATGAAGTCGAGGGAGTTTGTCCCCATTAGGGTAGGCAGCTTTGACTTAGTTAGCAATAcgctgtgggtacctatcccacagttcttccTGCTCCCTTGCACTGAGAGTTAATTTCCCAGTGTTGATGGGACAAAAAAGTGTCGCGGGTGGTTTTGGGTTTGTGTCATCAGCCTTCCATAGAGCatttctccccttctccctttggaaagcaacaacCAAAAGCATTTTCATGCCTTTTTCCATATCCATGCAAACActattgcaaggctagcatggaacccataCCGCTTCAGACTGTTACGGGAAGTATTTTGAGCACCTCATGAATTGTGCTGCGGTACGTATAGAGGCTGAGAAGCCTTCAGAATTCTAGAGGCTGTGAGGAGGATACAGACAGCATGAATTTGAAACACTAGAGCGGAGGAACGAGGAGATGCCGACTGCACTCAGTGCTTTGTACACAGGAGTGccagttctggtgctgtgaaacaagtttagactggtgggactgcattgttctgaagatatgggatgatcagcagtagCTACAAAACTTCTGCTTGTGTGAGGCCACTTCCATGGAATTTTGCAGATGCTTTCCCCCTCCCTGAAGCACTGCAGTTCAGAAGCGTGTGGcagtagctctgtggaagctggcaatgccagacagctaccagtcagagGGCAGTCAATTCAGAGCGGGCAactctacagtgggggctgctatcatccaggtagccaaggcagtCAATTCCCTTCTGATATAAAAGAGTGAGTgcaggaaatgtgcaggacatagtgtaTGGTTTTGCTGTGGTGGGGTTTGCTAACTGTGTTGGGGTGATGGATGGAATGTGCATCCCTGTCTTGGCACCAGACTACCTTGCCACAGAGCACATATACTTCAAGGAGTACTGCTCCATGGTGTTTcaagcattggtggatcacaagggtcatttcactgacGTCAGTGTggaatggttgggaaaggtgcatgacgaTGCATCTTAAGAAACTCTGGTATATTTATAAAGCTGTaggatggaactttcttcccagacaagAAAGCATCTTTGGAGATGCCAATATTGATCCTGGGAGACCAATCTTATCCCTTGTTGCCTCagctcatgaagccatatacaGTCAGCCTGGATctcagtaaggagcagttcaagtACAGGCTGagaaagtgcagaatggtagtagaatgtgcatttggctgtgtaaaagccaggttcaggagcctcctggcTCAGTTAAAtctcagtgaaagcaacattgcccttgtggtggcagcctgctgtgtgctccaaaaCTTATTTGAGAGTAAGGAGAAAGTATTTCATTCCAGGtagagggctgaggcagatcacctggccactaattataagcagccagacaccagagcaataaggagagcacagtgtTATGAATGACaagacagtcatgtctgttgctcttaagatGCATGcatgatgtgtgctggcctgtaaatcTTATAACTCCCATCTTCCCTTCCTCCGGTCAACACCAGtaataaagacactgtttttgcaagcttaattatttttattcaggggacagtTAAGGAATTCATGTCAGAGGCTTCAGTTGTaggtaagcaagggcaagaggcATTTTGCAGCCTTCCAGTTGGGAACTTTGTTGTATACTGACAGCAATATATGGGCCTTGTTATACAATCTTGGCTAACAGACAATCCTTAGAAATATAGTTTAACCTTCTGCATAGAATAGACATCTGTATTTTGGTTAAATTCAGCTGTTTGGGTATCACACTTCCCCACCCACATCACAAGCACGGCTGCTACAGGGTGAATGATCAGTGGACTGCAGAATTCAGTAGAAGGTCTCAAAGAATTGTGGGAGAGAATCAACGGCACTTTAAAGCGTGAGGTTATTTTCACACATGGAACAGGGGAGAAGGGGATGAGAGAGGGTTCCTGTTAGAACTTCACAAGTCCTCTCTACTAGAGCATTCCTGAAAATATACATCATGTGCAAAATAGAAACAAACTTCTGAATCCCATTATTAAAACTTCACTGGAAAGGAGAGGCATGAGTGGCTTGACTTACGCGACTTAAACCCTTATACTCTGAGTTGAACATAGGTCATCTatgagtctcctctacttcactctgtctcgagacaaaacttctagctgattccaggagtaccacagttgctgtccttcaatctcagaagATCTtcccatgttgtccaaggtcttcctcttgtgTGTTTTCCTTGTAGGATtgatttgagagcttgatggactatgctggctGATGGTTTTCAGagggtgtggcctagccatccccactttttccTGTTGATTTCACTGTCAATTGGCTGTTGCCCTGCTCTCTTCCAAAGTTCCTCGTctgtgacagtcttgccatttgatgcaaaggatgtacctcaggcatctgtagTATGTAGAAATATTATTGCAGAGATCTGTTTACTAGATTTGAGAGGTCTTGTCTCTGCACACATGGAGaagtggaaaagaagaaaagagcaggaaAAACTGCACCGTGCttttccaacagctaccaacacatgccccttctgtgtaagacctgcggctccagaatcaggccgATCAACCATCAACAGACTGAcaagtaggagggtgacatgaagacatcctgctcattgttgagtgactgccaagaagagaTTACTAGAGAGTCACCATTAAATGTTTCAGCTGGTCATTAAGGATTCGGTGATTACTGTATGTTTGTGCAGAACTAAACAAACGTTTAGGGAAGAAAGATCCCTATGCACTTGTGTTTTTGCATAGAAATCATATTATAATAAGGAAACCTGTGTATGTGTTTGTCAAGTTTAAACTTTTACTGTTCATATTGATCTTATATGTAGATTTCTGCAAAATGGAGGGGGACCAAGTGGAAAACATGATACCAACAAAAGATGGGAGAAAAATCTCTATGGATAAGGAATGTGATGGGAAGCAAAATAAGTCAGCAGAAAGGTGAGTTAGCGACTTCTCTATTTTGCCTAGTTGGCgtggagagaaagagaaggaCCATTTAAAAAAGTCTTAGAGGGTTGGCATTTTTCTGAGTTCCTGGGAAATCTAAAATTCAAAAACAGTAGGTTCTAAGCCTAAATATTCGTGCAAGATATGGTTAAGTCTTAGCTCAGAATATCTGATTTAAGAGCATCTTGTGATCTCTTGTAATATGGTGATGGTCGGGCTTGGGAACTCTCAAGTTTTTGGAGGGTGGGCCAATCAAACTGCTCTAGTGCTATGGTCTTATTTGAGGAAGCAGGAGGGTAATGACCGCTCCAGATGAAAACTGGTTGAAGCACTATCTTAGTGTAAAGACAAACTGTGACATTCATTGTTTAATCCTGCTGACTTCTACTCTCTTTCTACTGTCCTctgtctctgtttctctctccttctaTCTCTGCTTCCTTACCTACAGAAAGATTTACATGGATTATAATGCAACCACCCCCATGGCACCAGAGGTGATCCAAACTGTAACGGAGGCTATGCAATGGGCCTGGGGCAATCCCAGCAGTTCTTACAGAGCAGGTAAGAGTGCTCCTGAAGGAAGGGCAAGAGGAGCTGTCAGGAAGGAGAAGGGAGTTCAGTTCACAGGCAGTTCTCCTGATCATTGTGAATAGAACAGTCCATCAGCCAGAACCCTCTTTGAGACTACTAATATGCAAATGTTTGCTTTAAGCTAATTATTGTAGCAGTGTCATAATCACAAACTGAGCATATGCAGATGTGAATTTTAATGCTTATACATTCCAACATATGTAAGATTTAGGTTTACAATTGACTAGTGGCACAGTGACACTTTACAGGTAGGGACGTCTGGAAAACaagaattccttttttttttttttaaatgtcaaagtTTTGATATTTGCTTCCATTCTAGTGCAGAATAAAACCAGTATGggtctgtcaaaacaaaaaagcaatcgtagcactttacagactaacaaaataatttattagatgatgagcttttgtgggacagacttacttcttcagatctatagccttacaagaacagactcaatatataaagtacagaggtccatcatcttgcatttggagagaaagatgaagtccatctggatctgggcaagtgttttcatgtagttgatggatctctaTTCCAAACAGCTGAACATAGTgccacctaaaattattttgttagccttgaaagtgctacatgactgctttttttgttttggtagaatacagactaacacagcttcctctctgttactattcagtatgGTTCTAAGCGCTttgtgaagaaggaaaaaaaagagagagtgagagagagtagCCAGAATAGTGAAAACCCTCCAAAGTAGGGACTTGAAATATTGGGTCTGCCACAACCTTCCTGAGTGCACTAAACACTGTGGTTTTGGCTGTTTAGGGTGGGTTGGTCTCTCCTCTCTGGCTTTCATCAGAAATTCTATCCTGGACATGAGAAACTTTCCTGTCACAATTGATATGCTTCTATGACAGGTTTTCATAAATTGTCACTTTCTAACAAAAAATCTTTTCAGCAAAAGTTTCTGACCAACTCTAATTTGAGATATGCCAGCAgaagaagggcaacagaaataatTAGAGGTAGGAAACAGCTTCCACATTAGAGAGAAAAAAGATGGACTTTTTGGCATGGACAAAAGTGAATAAACTGTGGAGGtatatgttagaggtctagaaaatcatgcTGGAAAAATTCAATAAAGAAATGTCATTTCCGTCTTCAATAACAAAACAAGAAAGGCACCCAATTAATTGTAtagacagcagatttaaaacaaacaaaagaaattgttTCTTCATCATCAACCTCAGGAACTCTTTGCCAGGAGATGATAGAAAGGGgcaaactataacagggtttaattAAGGAAGAAATCAGTTTaagaaggataggtccatcaaatggctattagccaggatagacaGAGATGgtgtctctgtttgccagaagctgggaatgggcaacggaatggatcacttgatgattacctctaCTACTCATTTTATCTACGCTAGTAACTGAGCCACAAAGCTGCTGCTGTTCATAGGTGCTTAATCCCCTCTACCTCCCCCCTAAAGGAAGAAGCTTTGCCACCTCAAGTACTAATGTAAACAGTGCTGTGTCAGGCCTGCTAACAGAGCAAATGCTGCTCTTAAGAGGTGGaagagttttgtctgcaaaagtaCTAAATAGTGGTTTATATTGCCTGACTTTTAACTACATGACCCATATTTATATAGTTGTGTTTCAAAAAACCGTGTTGTTTAGGCATACCccaaagcacctggcattggcaactACTACAAGATGGGATACCGAGGTAAATGGACATTgttctgacccggtatggccattctgatgctTTTATGTAGAATGCAGATGTAGATgtcccctgctgtaacccactagACCTGACTTTCCTCTCAGAGCTGAGATAGAACCCAAGAGACCTGGCAATATGTGTGGTGTGTGTCTCTCTACCCACAGAGTTAGTAACAAAGAATATACTTTACAATTTTAAGCCTAATCAATGTCCTTTAAGTGAatttccagaatctgaagaagtgggcctgtcccacgaaagctcatcacctaataaattattttgttagtctttaaagtgttacaggaaagcctttttgttttgtaccATTTTCAAGCATCTTAGCATCTCCTGGAAGGAGGTGATGTGTGTGGTGTGGGACAGGATCAGtccacctgccccccatcctACATGCACCTATTCCATTTGCTGCTTGCCCTGTACTGAGATTGCTCAGTAACAGTGCTGAAGCAGCTATACTCAGTCTGCCATGTGCAGCCcccagaccacacacacacactcactctcacTCTCACTTTCTCAGGGCATACTCAGGTCGCTACAATTAGCAGAGCCTCCACAGctagtgtgtgtttgtttctaccagtggtaCAAAGTTGCACGCACCTTAGTACACTTAAATTTATttgacatgaatggaaaagattagagggaattcTTTAAATaacccagtgaaattaataaaaagaaacttccaaagaaagggaaactttttacattttcagATTGGAAAATCAGAGTGTGACATCCTCTGCTTGGGTGTTCATTATAGGAGTGGTAAGGACATACGTTACCAAGTAAAATAACATTCAGAAGGCCATTTAAACATCAGCTAGATGAAAAACAAACCAATTTTCAAGGTGAACTCCAGGAAACCATGTTGGTTTATTGTGCTAGCGGGATCTGACTCTGATATCTTCTTGATAACTTTGTCTTTTCTCTCCCTGTTCCTGTCTGCTAACCAGTTCTGTTTGAACTGTGatttatttttagtttgtttatatttatagCCTTTGAGTAAGTGCACTGAATGGACATGCGAGGGTGAAAAGGAATTGCTTCCTCATAAACCTGAGATGGACGCATAACCAATGCATGAAAGAAGTgtgtctgtaaaaaaaaaaaaaaaagtacatacaGTAAGGGGCTTATTGTTGTGATTGGCAGTAGCTTGTGTCATCTGTATGAAAGTAATTTTTGTTTGCTCTCACAGTCACCCAAGGACACTCTCTCTTCTAAACATTATATTATCTCTCCTGGAGCTTTTAGTCTTACTgagaggaaaaatgaaaaaatatggaCAAGAATCCACCTTATACCTTAAACCAAATGTCAGTGGAAATACATAAAATCCCTTTGAAATTAACCTCTAATACAGTAGTAAACATCCAGTGATGCATCCTTTCTAATAACTTGCTACTGTAAATATGTCATAAAACAACTTGATCTACTGTGTTTATTGATCCTGCAGGTAGAAATGCCAAGGAAATCATACACAAAGCTCGGGAGAGCCTGGCTCAGATGGTGGGAGGAAGACCTCAAGATATCATTTTCACCTCAGGGGGCACAGAGGTGAGCATATGAATCCTAACCTCATCCTCCCTGAACAGGATGAGTGCTTATGTTGTAGTGTTTGAGAGAATAGACCATTACCGCTCCTGTGCAGGTGGGGATGTACCCTGCACTTGGTGGTGAAGGGGTACTTTCCGAAGCTCGCTAAAGTGGTGTGTGTTAATTGATCCGTGTAGAAACTGCTGATATGCAAAAATGGTTCCCTAGTGCAGTTTATCTCTATGCTTTTCAAACAGTGCTGAATGTATCTACGCAGACCAATTAATGTATGCAACAAAGTAGTGCACTTGAGAACTCCCTCTCCCAGGAGAGTGCATTACCCCATTTCATAGGCAAGCTCCAAAGCAGTAACAGACCCCTTCcactttggtcttttttttttttttttttttttatttgaaagccAGAACAATGCAGCCTTTTCTTCTTGGTAAGTTCTAGTTCTCTATGAAGAACTCTAGAGGattggtgaagctctggaatgggttatctaggAAGGTGGTAAACTCTACTTCCCTGAAcatctttaagtcccagcttgacaaactcctggctgtgatgatttattTTAGAGTATGTCTACGCTACTGGGAAGATTGACCTAGTCAGGCAGACCCAACTACCATTGTAGCATGGCCTTTTGCCTTAATTATGACTTGTAAATGGAGGTGTTTTGAAATGAAAGCCACTACCTGGAGATGTTGAGCACAAATGGCCCCTTCTCTCTCAATCTGAAGATGGTCAAAGGACTTGCTAGAGGAGTTCATGTCCTGTTGACATTTTAGTTTGCCCAAACAGTTATGTTTTCACATTTTAACCTCTTAACGTGCATGCAGTTAAGTGAGCAATTGAGAGTAAGGGACTCTGCACCCTACTAGAGCTCTTAGTTATATCAAATTCTGGTGGTTACCCCTTTACCTCTCTGCAGGCAAACAATTTAGTTATCCACACAGCATGGAAGCATTTTAGAGAGATCCAGCTGCTGGCGCAGAATGTGGCTGGTGAGGGTCACAAAAAGGCGGCCGGGGCCATTCATCATTTTGTTACGTCTAATGTGGAACATGACTCAGTCCGTTTGCCATTGGAGCACCTCGTGAAAGAGCACATGGCAGGTGAGTACGCGTGGATTGCAGAGGAGTGTCACTGACGCATAATCTTCACTCGTAGGCCCTTGGTTTAgctgctttttacagcagcttTTGTTTCAAAGTGataaataaaaaaggcaaatttgcacactgaactttttccagtgcctgaAATGGAAGTTTCTCAATGGGGCACTGGCAAAAGTAATCTCAGCCtgcccactttgcacacccctgttctagactATACTCTGAGTTCCTGTTGTCTTTGCAGTATTAATCTGTATGATTGATATAGTTGCTTGTGTCTTGTCATGCAGAAGTCACCTTTGTCCCCGTGTCCAAAGTGACTGGACAAGTGGAAGTTGATGATATCATTGCAGCAGTCCGTCCAACCACATGCCTAATTTCCATCATGCTGGCCAATAACGAGACTGGAGTAATCATGGTTAGTTGGTCCCTGAGTTTTTTATTTGTAATGGGCTGGAGGAAAGGGTGCTCATGTTGGTGCTACATACTCTGTTTAACATTGGTTATTTTGGTATCTTCTGTGTATGCACTGAAGAATTTCTCCTGCCTGGCCCTTTTTCCTGGTCTCTCTCTATCTCTCCCtttctttttcagtttctttcctctttttggTCATTCTTTCTCATATCTCCTTCTTTGCCCTTTTTCTCATCTTCTGTCTGTCAGCCTGAAAAAGCAGTTCTGAGATTGTGGTATCTAGTGTATTTTTGGTGGGCTTCAAAGATTTTGCTGCTCACTTCCTGCTGGCTTCTCCTCCTTGTTATTAACTGCTAAATGTCTTTTGAGAATGGGCTCTTTATGTGTTAAACAAGCACTTGTCAGGGCTCTTTAATCCAGCCTCAGACAGGGGATGGAGTAGATAAAACTTTCTAACAAGATGTGTGACACAGTTTTAGACCCTAGTTACTTTAGacatttttctctcccaccaGCCCATCTCAGCAGTAAGCCAGCAGATTCAAATCCTGAATCAGAACAGAATGGCGTCAGGGCTGCCCACAATTTTGCTGCACACAGATGCAGCCCAGATGATAGGAAAGGGGCGAATAGATGTGCAGGACCTGGGAGTGGATTACCTCACCATTGTGGGACACAAGGTATGCCTCT includes these proteins:
- the SCLY gene encoding selenocysteine lyase isoform X2; translation: MEGDQVENMIPTKDGRKISMDKECDGKQNKSAERKIYMDYNATTPMAPEVIQTVTEAMQWAWGNPSSSYRAGRNAKEIIHKARESLAQMVGGRPQDIIFTSGGTEANNLVIHTAWKHFREIQLLAQNVAGEGHKKAAGAIHHFVTSNVEHDSVRLPLEHLVKEHMAEVTFVPVSKVTGQVEVDDIIAAVRPTTCLISIMLANNETGVIMPISAVSQQIQILNQNRMASGLPTILLHTDAAQMIGKGRIDVQDLGVDYLTIVGHKFYAPRIGALYVRGPGVTTPLHPMLFGGGQERNFRPGTENTPMIAGLGKAAELVNKNCEDYEAHMRELRDYLEERLEASFGKQRLYLNSQFPGAKRLCNTCNFSISGTGLQGRMVLSRCRRLLASVGAACHSEEGDQPSSILLSCGIPYEVAQNALRLSVGRDTTKEDVHVVVDDLKQAVAQLEQNRVTYDSDVSTSTVAFIPYVELSTVLLEFQFVAQDLLLLD
- the SCLY gene encoding selenocysteine lyase isoform X3, whose product is MEGDQVENMIPTKDGRKISMDKECDGKQNKSAERKIYMDYNATTPMAPEVIQTVTEAMQWAWGNPSSSYRAGRNAKEIIHKARESLAQMVGGRPQDIIFTSGGTEANNLVIHTAWKHFREIQLLAQNVAGEGHKKAAGAIHHFVTSNVEHDSVRLPLEHLVKEHMAEVTFVPVSKVTGQVEVDDIIAAVRPTTCLISIMLANNETGVIMPISAVSQQIQILNQNRMASGLPTILLHTDAAQMIGKGRIDVQDLGVDYLTIVGHKFYAPRIGALYVRGPGVTTPLHPMLFGGGQERNFRPGTENTPMIAGLGKAAELVNKNCEDYEAHMRELRDYLEERLEASFGKQRLYLNSQFPGAKRLCNTCNFSISGTGLQGRMVLSRCRRLLASVGAACHSEEGDQPSSILLSCGIPYEVAQNALRLSVGRDTTKEDVHVVVDDLKQAVAQLEQNRVTYDSGTWDWPLSETRILD
- the SCLY gene encoding selenocysteine lyase isoform X1, producing the protein MEGDQVENMIPTKDGRKISMDKECDGKQNKSAERKIYMDYNATTPMAPEVIQTVTEAMQWAWGNPSSSYRAGRNAKEIIHKARESLAQMVGGRPQDIIFTSGGTEANNLVIHTAWKHFREIQLLAQNVAGEGHKKAAGAIHHFVTSNVEHDSVRLPLEHLVKEHMAEVTFVPVSKVTGQVEVDDIIAAVRPTTCLISIMLANNETGVIMPISAVSQQIQILNQNRMASGLPTILLHTDAAQMIGKGRIDVQDLGVDYLTIVGHKFYAPRIGALYVRGPGVTTPLHPMLFGGGQERNFRPGTENTPMIAGLGKAAELVNKNCEDYEAHMRELRDYLEERLEASFGKQRLYLNSQFPGAKRLCNTCNFSISGTGLQGRMVLSRCRRLLASVGAACHSEEGDQPSSILLSCGIPYEVAQNALRLSVGRDTTKEDVHVVVDDLKQAVAQLEQNRVTYDSVLGHLSPFTPSWTTWKQRTCSSNNSKQQQFTIKQLNSTYILSNAVDLHQEWIIWASS